The window TTCGGGATTACCCTGTCCAATACACGATAGGAACAGCAGACATACCGACATTGGCAAAGGAAGCGGCGACACAGTGGACAGCACAGTTCAACCCGCGCCCTTTGAATATCAGAGATTTTATGGCACTTTATGAACAGGTTTATTGACAGACAAGAACAAGTAGGTAAGCGGAATCGTACATATCTTAAAAAGTCAAAGGCTACGGCACAACGGAGGGTGCCTGTTACCTTCCTCATTCTTGCGCTACTGATCTTCGCTTCACAGGTAACCCTTGGCAACTGGACCAGTTTCCGTGGTAATCCACAACTCACCGGTGTCGCCGATTCCCAACTCCCTGAAAATCCGCAATTGCTCTGGACTTTTCAGGCAGGAGATATGATTGAATCCACCGCTGCAGTCGTCAATGGTACCGTCTACATCGGCGCGTTAGATGGCATTTTCTACGCGCTCGACGCGCAAACAGGCGAGAAACAGTGGACCTATCAGACCAACAGTTCAATAAAAGCGTCCGCGGCTATCCACAATGGAGTCGCCTATTTCGGTGACGGTGAAGGGGTCTTTCATGCGGTGGACATCAACACTCACGAAATGAAATGGCAGTTTCGCACGGAGGGTGAAATTATATCATCGGCGAATTTTGCTGGTGATCGCGTGCTATTCGGTTCGTATGACGGCTTCCTCTACTGCCTCAACCGAGAAAACGGAGAATTGATCTGGAAATTTGAGACGGAAGGTTACGTCCATGGCACCCCCGGTGTCTGGACGAAAATTGACAGCGATTCTGGAAATGCTGAGAATTTCGTGATTGTCACCGGATGTGATAGTTATCTGCGCGTCATTAACATTGACGACGGCATGCAAACACAACAGGTAGAACTCGGTGCGTACGTCGGCGCGAGTGCTGCGATTTTACAAGATCGCGTCTACTGCGGCACGTATGGCACTGAAATATTGAGCGTCGCATTAGACACCGGGGAAATTAAATGGCGGTATCGGCATCCGAAACGTAGATTTCCATTCTTCGCCTCAGCCGCCCTTACTGAAGATAGCGTTATTATTGGCGGACGCGATAAGATGGTGCATGCACTCTCACCAGAGACCGGCGAGTCGCTATGGACGTACACCGCCAAATCCCGCATTGAGTCTTCCGCTGTCATCGTCGACACGCGCGTTTTCCTCGGAACAACTCGCGGGTTAATTATTGGTTTAGATATTAAGACTGGGGAATTGGTGTGGGAATTCGCAACAGGCTCCTCTATCGTCGCATCCCCCAGCGTCTCCAATGGTAAAATTTACATCGGAACCGAGGACGGGATCCTGTATTGTTTTGGATAGATTAGTCTTCAAGGGAGGATTCGTCAAGAGGAAACTTTTCAGTAATGAACATCAGTGGGTCTTTCTTCGCGACCACCCTATAAGTGCGGCTGAGAAACAACTTTGATTCGAGATGCCCGATCGCATCCGGCAAACCTACGGCTCGCTCAACACCCCACCACAGCAAGTCGCGGCGCGTTTCCCATATAGTTCTTTGCAAAAGTGCGCCCAATCCTCCTGCCCTTGATTTCAATCCCTCTACAACGCTGTTTGGTAAACGTTCATAGATAAGATGAGAAATTGCGTAGGCGTGGATCTTCGGTGCTCGCGTATCAGTGGCAGGTGTTTGCAGCACGACTTCCCGCGTAACAACCGGATCGCCTATCGGAAGTTCCAACCAAGCGTACTCAATACCCAAGGCTTGCTCTGTTTCTCGCAGAGGAACGACTTCCACCGGAGAAAACATATATGCCTCAATAAGATGTGTGACAGTTCCATCGGTGACGAGCAGTGCGCGCTGGAATGGCGTTAATCGTGAGGGTTTGATGTCGTCTAATGTGGGTGGTCTGGCAGCTTGAGCAACAAACAGCTTATTCAGCCGCTCGCTGATAATAGCATCTGAATTACCAATCGTGCTTGTGCCCATTGTGCATGTCTCCCACGTAATCTATTTGTACTAATTATAACGTCCGCTAACACGACCTGTCAACATAGAATTGGCACGATTCATCGTTTCATGTTATAATTAATGTGAGCTTATACGAATGTTCCACACCACATCTCGTGCCGCAGGATCGCGAAGATGTCAATGTATGTGCAAGGTAAAGGAGCACAAATAATGCCTGAAACAAAACCAGAACCTGCAACAGCAGGCATAGATTCAAAGGACACAACCGTAGGGAGTGTATTCGTCTCCAACTACCCGCCGTATTCCGCATGGGGCGAGTCCAATGTGCCAGCGGTGCACCAAGCACTCGTTGAACCGCCGCGCCCAGATGCGACGTTGGGACTTTACCTCCATATCCCTTTCTGCCGTAAGCGGTGCAAGTTCTGCTATTTTCGCGTCTATACTGACAAGAACAGTTCCGAAATCGATACATACCTGAATGCCCTCGCGAAGGAAGTCGAAATTTATAGTGCACAACCCGCAATTTCGGGTAGACCTCTGAGATTCGTCTATTTCGGTGGCGGCACACCGTCCTATATCAGTGTGAAACACCTGACAGCTCTCGTCGATAGAGTGAAACAGGTGATGCCGTGGGATACTGCTGAGGAGGTCGCTTTCGAGTGTGAACCCGGCACTTTGACCGAAAAGAAGGTAGAGGCTATCAAAGGAATCGGTGTAACCCGATTGAGCCTCGGTGTTGAAAACCTGAATGACGAAATCCTCGCTGAAAACGGTAGAGCACACCTTTCCAAAGAGGTCTATCGCATCGTGCCGTGGATAAAGACGCTGGCGTTTGACCAAGTCAATATTGACTTGATCTCAGGCATGATAGGTGAAACGTGGGAGAGTTGGCGGGACACCGTCAAAAAGACCATAGAACTCGATCCGGATAGTGTCACTGTCTATCAGTTGGAGCTGCCGTTCAATACCGTCTACTCTAAGGACATTCTCGGCGGCGATACGCTTCCAGTGGCAGATTGGAAACTGAAACGCGAATGGCACCAATACGCTTTTGAGCAGTTTACACAAGCCGGTTACACACAATCCAGCGCGTATACGGTGCTCAAGAAAGATAAGAATTGTCAGTTTGTCTACCGCGACGCGGTGTGGCAGGGCAGTGACATGATAGGCACAGGCGTTGCCTCCTTTTCGCACCTCAGCGGAATCCACTTTCAGAACGCGCCCTCATGGGGAGACTACCTCGGTCACCTTGAGGAAGACAAACTCCCGATTTACCGTGCGTTGAAACCGACAGAAGCAGAACGGTTGACGCGAGAGATGATACTGCAACTCAAACTTGGAAAAATCAGCCCTTCCTATTTCCAAACGAAGTTCAACGCAGATATCCTTGAGATTTTCGCCGAACCTTACGAAAAGCTGCAAAACGATGGCATGTTGCGTGTCAACGCCGCATCAGATGAAATCCAGTTGACCCAGCGCGGATTGCTCCAAGTCGATAGCCTGCTCCCGGCGTTCTATGCCCCCGAATACCAAAACACACGATATACCTAAGCAACCTGACTCAATGAATATATTTTCTATCATGGAAGGTGAAAAAACATGGATACTAAACTTATCGTATCTAACCCATCAATTATGATGGGCAAACCTGTTATTGCAGGTACTCGCATCCCTGTCGAATTAATCTTAGAAAAAATCGCGGCGGGAGAGACGATTGAACAATTACTTGAGGAGTATCCGCGCTTGACCGAGGAAGGTGTACGTGCAGCACTTTATTTTGCTTCTCAGGTCCTTCGCGCTGATATTGTCTATCCAATTCATGAAGAAACGCCATGAACTTACTTGCGGACGAGAGCATTGGCAAGTCGATTGTACGTGAACTTCGGCAAAATGGCCATAACGTATTATACATCGCCGAATTTGCTCCAAGTATTGATGACGAGGCGGTACTACATCAAGCCAACCTAAACCGTGCACTATTACTTACTGAAGATAAAGATTTTGGTGAACTCGTATTCCGTCAAAGATTAGTGCACATGGGTGTAGTGCTTGTTCGTCTTTCGGGTTTATCTTTGCCCGCAAAAGCAACAAGTATCTCAACAGTCTTGGCAAATCACGAGGATGAATTGCTGGAAGCTTTCAGTGTTATTTCACCCGGAAGAGTTAGAATTCGCCAGGACCCATAATCAACTATACTACACCAGTTATACTCCAATTACACAGAAAAACATGGAGATACAAACGCAATTACACCGCCTTCGTGAGATGCTTGCTCCGGTGTTGGAGACAAACGCTTTCTATCGACGAAAACTCACCGACGCAGGAATTATACATCCAAACGACCTACAAACGCTGGCGGATTACCGACAGCTGCCCTTTACCACAAAGGAAGAACTTAGCGCGGATCAAGTGTCGCATCCACCTTACGGCACGAACTTGACCTTTCCACTGGAGCGATATACCTGCCTCCATCGCACCTCAGGTACGACAGGGGCGCCGTTGCGATGGCTGGACACAGCAGAATCGTGGGACTGGTGGGGAAAATGTTGGGGCGAAATTTACAATGCTGCGGGCGTGACTTCGGCAGATCGGCTTATGATTGCCTTCTCATTCGGTCCCTTTATCGGTTTCTGGAGTGCTTATCACGGTGCACAGCAACTCGGTGCGCTCATAATCCCCAACGGCGGTATGACTTCTGATCAGCGGATCCGTGCTATTCTCAGCAATGATGCGACGGTGCTCATCGCGACACCGACATACGCGTTGCGACTTGCCGAAGTCGCCGAACAGGACGGCATCAACCTGTGTGAAGAAGCCTCAATTCGGGTAACAATCCACGCCGGTGAGCCGGGGGCAAGCCTACCAGCAACGAAACAACGTATTGAAACGCGTTGGGGCGCGCGTGCCTACGATCATGCTGGTGCAACGGAGGTCGGTGCATGGGGTGTGATGTGCGAACCGCAGGCAGGAGTCCACCTCAACGAAAACGAGTTTATCTGTGAAGTGCTTGATCCCGAAACCGATAATCCGGCAGACGAAGGCGAGTTAGTGATTACCAATTTAGGGCGTATCGGCATGCCGGTTATCCGCTATCGGACAGGAGATCACGTCAAGCTCAAATCAGCACCGTGTGGATGTGGTATGGAGAGTCGTGTCCTTGAGGGTGGCGTTATCGGACGATTAGATAACGCGCTCATCATCCGCGGTCTGAACGTATATCCTGCGACGCTTGAAAACATTATCCTTAAGTTCCCGGATGTCCAAGAGTTTGCTGGAGGTGTTTACGGAACAGAGACATTCGATGAACTCGAAATTCAGATTGAATCTACAAATCCACAACCTGCTGATACCGCCACCGCTGTCGCCGCTTCGATTCGAGACGAGTTAGGCTTGCGTGCTACCGTGAAAGCGGTGCCACTCGGAACATTACCGAGATATGAACTCAAGTCAAACAGATTCACCGATGAGCGGTACTCGTGAGTAATACACCTGGGTTCGTAGTCGCGCAATTCATTGCGCGTTGGGATGTAATGAATTGCGGTTACGCACCACTCTTTGTTAA of the Candidatus Poribacteria bacterium genome contains:
- a CDS encoding phenylacetate--CoA ligase family protein — encoded protein: MEIQTQLHRLREMLAPVLETNAFYRRKLTDAGIIHPNDLQTLADYRQLPFTTKEELSADQVSHPPYGTNLTFPLERYTCLHRTSGTTGAPLRWLDTAESWDWWGKCWGEIYNAAGVTSADRLMIAFSFGPFIGFWSAYHGAQQLGALIIPNGGMTSDQRIRAILSNDATVLIATPTYALRLAEVAEQDGINLCEEASIRVTIHAGEPGASLPATKQRIETRWGARAYDHAGATEVGAWGVMCEPQAGVHLNENEFICEVLDPETDNPADEGELVITNLGRIGMPVIRYRTGDHVKLKSAPCGCGMESRVLEGGVIGRLDNALIIRGLNVYPATLENIILKFPDVQEFAGGVYGTETFDELEIQIESTNPQPADTATAVAASIRDELGLRATVKAVPLGTLPRYELKSNRFTDERYS
- a CDS encoding PQQ-binding-like beta-propeller repeat protein; amino-acid sequence: MNRFIDRQEQVGKRNRTYLKKSKATAQRRVPVTFLILALLIFASQVTLGNWTSFRGNPQLTGVADSQLPENPQLLWTFQAGDMIESTAAVVNGTVYIGALDGIFYALDAQTGEKQWTYQTNSSIKASAAIHNGVAYFGDGEGVFHAVDINTHEMKWQFRTEGEIISSANFAGDRVLFGSYDGFLYCLNRENGELIWKFETEGYVHGTPGVWTKIDSDSGNAENFVIVTGCDSYLRVINIDDGMQTQQVELGAYVGASAAILQDRVYCGTYGTEILSVALDTGEIKWRYRHPKRRFPFFASAALTEDSVIIGGRDKMVHALSPETGESLWTYTAKSRIESSAVIVDTRVFLGTTRGLIIGLDIKTGELVWEFATGSSIVASPSVSNGKIYIGTEDGILYCFG
- a CDS encoding chorismate pyruvate-lyase family protein, yielding MGTSTIGNSDAIISERLNKLFVAQAARPPTLDDIKPSRLTPFQRALLVTDGTVTHLIEAYMFSPVEVVPLRETEQALGIEYAWLELPIGDPVVTREVVLQTPATDTRAPKIHAYAISHLIYERLPNSVVEGLKSRAGGLGALLQRTIWETRRDLLWWGVERAVGLPDAIGHLESKLFLSRTYRVVAKKDPLMFITEKFPLDESSLED
- a CDS encoding DUF5615 family PIN-like protein, translated to MNLLADESIGKSIVRELRQNGHNVLYIAEFAPSIDDEAVLHQANLNRALLLTEDKDFGELVFRQRLVHMGVVLVRLSGLSLPAKATSISTVLANHEDELLEAFSVISPGRVRIRQDP
- a CDS encoding coproporphyrinogen-III oxidase family protein; protein product: MPETKPEPATAGIDSKDTTVGSVFVSNYPPYSAWGESNVPAVHQALVEPPRPDATLGLYLHIPFCRKRCKFCYFRVYTDKNSSEIDTYLNALAKEVEIYSAQPAISGRPLRFVYFGGGTPSYISVKHLTALVDRVKQVMPWDTAEEVAFECEPGTLTEKKVEAIKGIGVTRLSLGVENLNDEILAENGRAHLSKEVYRIVPWIKTLAFDQVNIDLISGMIGETWESWRDTVKKTIELDPDSVTVYQLELPFNTVYSKDILGGDTLPVADWKLKREWHQYAFEQFTQAGYTQSSAYTVLKKDKNCQFVYRDAVWQGSDMIGTGVASFSHLSGIHFQNAPSWGDYLGHLEEDKLPIYRALKPTEAERLTREMILQLKLGKISPSYFQTKFNADILEIFAEPYEKLQNDGMLRVNAASDEIQLTQRGLLQVDSLLPAFYAPEYQNTRYT
- a CDS encoding DUF433 domain-containing protein; its protein translation is MDTKLIVSNPSIMMGKPVIAGTRIPVELILEKIAAGETIEQLLEEYPRLTEEGVRAALYFASQVLRADIVYPIHEETP